The following coding sequences are from one Streptomyces venezuelae window:
- a CDS encoding methyltransferase: MPPLPPARVVRAVESVRAALQSLTRKLAPPPFALLELVQGAMVSQAIYVAAELRVAETLQDGPLTPEQIAKRAGADPDALHRLLRLLATYGIFTERKDGRFALTPMARALIEDAPMSMYGIARLMGHPIHWEDWGHLVDAVRTGEPSLPKLRGMGAFEYLEANAEYGAVFTAGMGAMSGTETEPLLAAYDFTPYATVVDFCGGRGDLLAGVLKKTPNARGILSDPRVGTNGAAGFLAEQGLSQRCTIADGGLFDAVPAGGDAYILKHILHDWPEPQALEILRNVRKAMNPGGRLLVMEMVVPDKINGPHSGKLVDLWLMLLVGGKERTRAQYAELLGKAGFRLERVVQTPAAISVVEASAH, translated from the coding sequence ATGCCGCCACTGCCGCCCGCCCGTGTCGTCCGCGCCGTCGAAAGCGTGCGCGCCGCGCTGCAGAGCCTGACGCGCAAACTCGCACCCCCGCCGTTCGCGCTGCTCGAACTCGTCCAGGGCGCCATGGTCAGCCAGGCGATCTACGTGGCCGCCGAACTGCGCGTCGCCGAGACCCTGCAGGACGGGCCGCTCACCCCCGAACAGATCGCGAAGCGGGCCGGGGCGGACCCCGACGCGCTGCACCGGCTGCTGCGCCTGCTTGCGACCTACGGCATCTTCACCGAGCGCAAGGACGGGCGGTTCGCGCTGACCCCGATGGCGCGGGCCCTGATCGAGGACGCGCCGATGTCCATGTACGGGATAGCCCGCCTGATGGGCCATCCCATCCACTGGGAGGACTGGGGACACCTGGTCGACGCGGTGCGCACCGGTGAGCCGAGCCTGCCCAAGCTGCGCGGCATGGGCGCCTTTGAGTACCTGGAGGCCAACGCCGAGTACGGGGCGGTCTTCACCGCCGGAATGGGGGCGATGTCGGGCACGGAGACCGAACCGCTGCTGGCCGCCTACGACTTCACGCCCTACGCCACCGTGGTCGACTTCTGCGGCGGCCGCGGCGATCTGCTGGCCGGGGTGCTGAAGAAGACGCCGAACGCGCGCGGGATCCTCTCCGACCCCCGCGTGGGCACCAACGGCGCCGCCGGCTTCCTGGCCGAGCAGGGGCTCTCACAGCGGTGCACGATCGCCGACGGCGGGCTGTTCGACGCGGTGCCGGCCGGCGGGGACGCGTACATCCTCAAGCACATCCTGCACGACTGGCCCGAGCCGCAGGCCCTGGAGATCCTGCGCAACGTCCGCAAGGCGATGAACCCCGGCGGGCGGCTGCTGGTGATGGAGATGGTGGTGCCCGACAAGATCAACGGACCGCACTCGGGCAAGCTGGTCGACCTGTGGCTGATGCTGCTGGTCGGCGGCAAGGAACGCACCCGCGCCCAGTACGCCGAACTGCTCGGCAAGGCCGGATTCCGGCTGGAGCGGGTGGTGCAGACCCCGGCGGCGATCTCCGTCGTCGAGGCGAGCGCCCACTGA
- a CDS encoding MDR family MFS transporter → MDAPTDQAKGTRRDPGPRSVRLALIPLLLAMLPSSLGTTIVATSMPTIAGELGGTAYLSWAVTSYTLAAAASVPVWGKLGDMYGRKRWLVVAMSVFLTGSLLCGLAQDMAELIAARTVQGLGGGGLAVGVMAVIGELIPPRERGRYQGMITSVMVFSMTVGPLIGGSLTDSVGWRWAFWVNLPLGLLSLALIARLVRVTGQRRKAHIDYVGALLLIVCIVSFVLVVTWGGVEHAWGSATIVSLSLLSAAALAGFVHAQSRALEPVLPPHLFGERNFCLMAALSFTNGFVMFGAVLYLPLYQQAVHGVSATGSGLLLLPMLGALVLASQLSGRTVARTGRYKVLQVTGSAAMLSGTLLLSHVGTGTSRLTAALFMALLGAGMGFLGQNVMTVAQNSVGAHEVGVASAAMTLFRTLGQSVGVAVMGTLFNHRVRDVMSAHTHGTALHRTRLDAESMHRLSAPVRAVYRNAVAQGVQGAFVLASLAAGLALAAALGVREVPLRSTRKQQQHRQRQREQDT, encoded by the coding sequence GTGGACGCGCCGACGGACCAGGCGAAGGGGACACGGCGCGACCCCGGGCCGCGCAGCGTACGGCTCGCGCTGATCCCCCTGCTGCTCGCGATGCTGCCCTCCTCGCTGGGCACCACCATCGTGGCCACATCCATGCCGACCATCGCCGGCGAACTGGGCGGCACCGCCTACCTGTCGTGGGCGGTGACCTCCTACACGCTGGCCGCCGCGGCCTCCGTCCCCGTCTGGGGCAAGCTCGGCGACATGTACGGGCGCAAGCGGTGGCTCGTCGTGGCGATGTCGGTGTTCTTGACCGGGTCGCTGCTGTGCGGGCTCGCCCAGGACATGGCCGAGCTGATCGCCGCGCGCACCGTGCAGGGCCTTGGCGGGGGAGGCCTCGCGGTCGGTGTCATGGCGGTCATCGGCGAGCTGATCCCGCCGCGCGAACGCGGCCGCTACCAGGGCATGATCACCAGCGTCATGGTGTTCTCCATGACCGTGGGCCCGCTGATCGGCGGCTCCCTCACCGACTCGGTCGGCTGGCGCTGGGCGTTCTGGGTCAACCTGCCCCTCGGCCTGCTGTCCCTGGCCTTGATCGCCCGCCTGGTGCGGGTGACCGGACAGCGCAGGAAGGCCCACATCGACTATGTGGGCGCGCTGCTGCTCATCGTGTGCATCGTCTCCTTCGTGCTGGTGGTCACCTGGGGCGGTGTCGAACACGCCTGGGGCTCGGCGACGATCGTGTCCCTGTCCCTGCTGTCCGCCGCGGCCCTGGCCGGTTTCGTCCACGCCCAGTCCCGGGCCCTTGAACCGGTCCTGCCCCCGCACCTGTTCGGCGAGCGCAACTTCTGCCTGATGGCCGCCCTCAGCTTCACCAACGGCTTCGTGATGTTCGGCGCCGTCCTGTATCTGCCGCTCTACCAGCAGGCGGTGCACGGCGTCTCGGCGACCGGCTCGGGTCTGCTGCTGCTGCCGATGCTCGGCGCCCTGGTCCTGGCCTCCCAGCTGTCGGGCCGCACCGTCGCCCGCACCGGCCGCTACAAGGTCCTCCAGGTCACCGGCTCGGCCGCGATGCTGAGCGGCACCCTGCTGCTCTCGCACGTGGGCACCGGCACCTCACGCCTGACGGCCGCCCTGTTCATGGCCCTGCTGGGGGCCGGCATGGGCTTTCTGGGCCAGAACGTGATGACCGTCGCCCAGAACAGCGTCGGCGCCCACGAGGTGGGCGTCGCCTCCGCCGCGATGACCCTCTTCCGCACGCTGGGCCAGTCGGTCGGCGTCGCCGTCATGGGCACCTTGTTCAACCACCGCGTCCGCGACGTGATGAGCGCGCACACCCACGGCACGGCCCTGCACCGCACCCGCCTGGACGCCGAGAGCATGCACCGCCTCAGCGCCCCCGTGCGCGCCGTCTACCGCAACGCCGTCGCCCAGGGCGTGCAGGGCGCGTTCGTGCTGGCGTCACTGGCCGCGGGCCTGGCCCTGGCGGCCGCGCTCGGCGTCCGCGAGGTCCCCCTGCGCAGCACCCGCAAGCAGCAACAGCACAGGCAGCGACAGCGCGAGCAGGACACCTGA
- the purB gene encoding adenylosuccinate lyase, giving the protein MIARYTLPEMAELFSDQHRYATWVRVEILATEAQVRLGHVPEDAVRDMRRAPVPLAQRIAEIEKDRDHEVLSFLAAYCENIPEASARWVHLGMTSYDLVDTALGHTLARATDLLSAAARRLRRTLVTRALEHFDTLMVGRTHGIHAEPTTFGHKLAGYAFAIDRSLTRLAAAREAVAVGTVSGSVGTYALIDPFVEQYVCQSLGLGIEPAPSQVVARDRHAQLVQAVAALGACVEQIALEMRLLQRTEVAEVEEQRAPAYQGSSAMPHKRNPTTSERLCGLARLLRGYATTALEDVALWHERDLAHQSVERVILPDSLAVAHFQATKAEELLAHLTVRPEAMRAALERTHGLIYSSAVLVDLLGDGTEREHAYRRAQAAANRTAATGTPFRDTLATEGVELREEPRPERFLVHHDVIRRRLEMLDELED; this is encoded by the coding sequence ATGATTGCCCGATACACCCTGCCCGAGATGGCGGAACTCTTCAGCGACCAGCACCGCTACGCCACCTGGGTCCGCGTCGAGATCCTCGCCACCGAGGCACAGGTGCGCCTGGGACACGTCCCCGAGGACGCGGTACGCGACATGCGCCGCGCCCCCGTGCCGCTCGCCCAGCGCATCGCCGAGATCGAGAAGGACCGCGACCACGAAGTCCTCTCCTTCCTCGCCGCCTACTGCGAGAACATCCCCGAAGCCTCCGCCCGCTGGGTCCACCTCGGCATGACCAGCTACGACCTGGTCGACACCGCACTCGGGCACACCCTGGCCCGAGCCACCGACCTGCTGAGCGCGGCCGCCCGCCGCCTGCGCCGCACCCTGGTCACGCGCGCCCTGGAACACTTCGACACCCTCATGGTCGGCCGCACCCACGGCATCCACGCCGAGCCGACCACCTTCGGCCACAAACTCGCCGGCTACGCCTTCGCCATCGACCGCTCCCTGACCCGCCTGGCCGCCGCCCGCGAAGCCGTCGCCGTCGGCACCGTCTCCGGCTCGGTGGGCACCTACGCCCTCATCGACCCCTTCGTCGAACAGTACGTGTGCCAGTCCCTGGGTCTTGGCATCGAGCCCGCGCCCAGCCAGGTCGTCGCCCGCGACCGCCACGCCCAACTGGTGCAGGCGGTGGCCGCGTTGGGGGCCTGCGTCGAACAGATCGCCCTGGAGATGCGGCTGTTGCAGCGCACCGAGGTCGCCGAGGTCGAGGAACAACGCGCCCCCGCCTACCAGGGCTCCAGCGCCATGCCCCACAAACGCAACCCCACCACCAGCGAGCGGCTGTGCGGCCTGGCCCGCCTGCTGCGCGGCTACGCCACCACCGCCCTGGAGGACGTCGCGCTGTGGCACGAGCGCGACCTGGCCCACCAGTCCGTGGAGCGGGTCATCCTGCCCGACAGCCTGGCCGTGGCCCACTTCCAGGCCACCAAGGCCGAAGAACTCCTGGCCCACCTCACCGTACGGCCCGAGGCGATGCGCGCGGCACTGGAGCGCACCCACGGCCTCATCTACAGTTCGGCCGTCCTGGTCGACCTGCTCGGCGACGGCACCGAGCGCGAGCACGCCTACCGCCGCGCGCAGGCCGCCGCCAACCGCACGGCGGCCACCGGCACCCCCTTCAGGGACACCTTGGCCACCGAGGGCGTCGAGCTGCGCGAAGAGCCGCGGCCCGAACGCTTCCTCGTCCACCACGACGTCATACGGCGCCGATTGGAGATGCTCGATGAGCTGGAAGACTGA
- a CDS encoding response regulator transcription factor codes for MSHIPSPALLEPFAAVPGSARPAEPGTPQPARAPTGQRILVVDGDAALAGSLTAQLRRHGHDPVGVRHGSAALQAYEDVELVLLDLDLPDLDGLQVCRAIREVSRVPIIIVTARRSELDCVLGLHAGADDYVTKPYGLRELIARIEAVMRRTRWQPAAARELDLGRLRIDVDSRQVTVDGHAVALTRKEFDLLCLLAAQPDTVIPRKQLLQQVWGDSWSRRTIDTHVSSLRGKLGGNGWVVTVRGVGFKLGTG; via the coding sequence ATGAGCCACATACCGTCACCGGCACTGCTGGAGCCCTTCGCCGCCGTGCCCGGCAGTGCCCGCCCCGCCGAGCCGGGCACCCCGCAGCCGGCCCGCGCCCCCACCGGCCAGCGCATCCTGGTCGTCGACGGCGACGCGGCGCTGGCCGGCTCCCTCACCGCCCAGCTGCGCCGCCACGGCCACGACCCCGTCGGCGTGCGGCACGGCAGCGCGGCCCTGCAGGCCTACGAGGACGTCGAACTGGTCCTCCTCGACCTCGACCTGCCCGACCTGGACGGCCTTCAGGTGTGCCGCGCGATCCGCGAGGTCAGCCGCGTCCCCATCATCATCGTCACCGCCCGCCGCTCCGAACTGGACTGTGTGCTCGGCCTGCACGCGGGCGCCGACGACTACGTCACCAAGCCCTACGGGCTGCGCGAACTGATCGCCCGTATCGAAGCGGTGATGCGCCGCACCCGCTGGCAGCCCGCCGCCGCCCGCGAACTGGACCTGGGCCGGCTGCGCATCGACGTCGACTCCCGCCAGGTCACCGTCGACGGCCACGCCGTCGCCCTGACCCGCAAGGAGTTCGACCTGCTGTGCCTGCTGGCCGCCCAGCCCGACACGGTCATCCCGCGCAAGCAGCTCCTGCAGCAGGTGTGGGGCGACTCCTGGTCGCGCCGCACCATCGACACCCACGTCAGCAGCCTGCGCGGAAAACTCGGCGGCAACGGCTGGGTCGTCACCGTACGCGGCGTCGGCTTCAAGCTCGGCACGGGCTGA
- the pcaB gene encoding 3-carboxy-cis,cis-muconate cycloisomerase: MTRASGEAAAAAAPAQPDAGLLSPVRVGTAVEAAVGDGAWLQALLDAEAALARAQARTGTVPAAAAEVITAAARAEHFDVREVALAARSTANPVVGLVAALTRVVAQKAPEAAEYVHRGSTSQDVFDTGAMLVAARALHLIVADLRETAASLAALAGAHRDTVMAGRTLALHAVPTTFGLKAAGWRHLVLEAVARLERVAKESLVISLGGAAGTLAGYLQYAEQAPQHAGQTPAEAGEAMELLADAFAAETGLARPVLPWHALRTPVTDLGAALAHTAGALGKMAADVQVLARTEIGEVAEPAPAGRGASSAMPHKRNPVLATLIRSAAVQVPALAAVLAQCLPTEDERSAGLWHAEWQPLRECLRLTGGAARAAAELAAGLVVRPERMRANLGLTAGQVVSERLAAHLAPRLGRSAARELLTRASQQAQDSGRPLGQILAELPALAGVVSGAELARLLDPRGYTGAAGALVDRALRE, from the coding sequence GTGACGAGGGCTTCCGGTGAAGCGGCGGCGGCCGCTGCCCCGGCGCAGCCGGATGCCGGGCTGCTGTCGCCGGTGCGGGTGGGCACCGCTGTCGAGGCCGCGGTCGGTGACGGGGCCTGGCTGCAGGCCCTGCTGGACGCGGAGGCGGCGCTCGCCCGGGCGCAGGCGCGCACCGGCACGGTGCCCGCCGCGGCCGCCGAGGTGATCACCGCGGCCGCCCGCGCCGAGCACTTCGACGTGCGCGAGGTGGCGCTGGCCGCCCGCTCGACGGCCAACCCGGTGGTCGGCCTGGTGGCCGCGCTGACCCGCGTGGTCGCCCAGAAGGCGCCGGAGGCGGCCGAGTACGTGCACCGCGGCTCCACCAGCCAGGACGTCTTCGACACCGGCGCGATGCTGGTGGCCGCACGCGCCCTGCACTTGATCGTCGCGGATCTGCGGGAGACGGCCGCGTCCCTGGCCGCGCTGGCCGGCGCCCACCGCGACACGGTGATGGCCGGGCGGACCCTGGCCCTGCACGCCGTGCCCACCACGTTCGGGCTCAAGGCGGCCGGCTGGCGCCACCTGGTCCTCGAGGCCGTCGCACGCCTGGAGCGGGTCGCAAAGGAGTCGCTGGTCATCTCGCTGGGCGGGGCGGCCGGCACGCTGGCCGGCTACCTGCAGTACGCCGAGCAGGCCCCGCAGCACGCCGGGCAGACCCCGGCCGAAGCGGGGGAAGCGATGGAGCTCCTGGCCGATGCGTTCGCCGCCGAGACCGGGCTGGCCCGGCCGGTGCTGCCCTGGCACGCCCTGCGCACCCCGGTCACCGACCTGGGGGCGGCCCTGGCGCACACCGCGGGCGCCCTGGGCAAGATGGCGGCGGACGTGCAGGTCCTGGCCCGCACCGAGATCGGCGAGGTCGCCGAGCCCGCCCCCGCAGGGCGCGGCGCCTCCTCGGCGATGCCCCACAAACGCAATCCCGTCCTGGCCACCCTGATCCGCTCGGCCGCCGTCCAGGTGCCCGCGCTCGCCGCGGTCCTGGCGCAGTGTCTGCCCACCGAGGACGAGCGCTCGGCGGGGCTGTGGCACGCCGAGTGGCAGCCGCTGCGCGAGTGCCTGCGGCTGACCGGCGGCGCCGCCCGGGCGGCCGCCGAACTCGCCGCCGGACTGGTGGTGCGCCCCGAACGGATGCGCGCCAACCTCGGCCTGACGGCCGGTCAGGTGGTCTCGGAGCGGCTGGCGGCACACTTGGCGCCCCGGCTCGGCAGGAGCGCGGCCAGGGAGCTGCTGACCCGCGCCTCGCAGCAGGCACAGGACTCCGGGCGGCCGCTGGGGCAGATCCTGGCCGAACTGCCCGCCCTGGCGGGGGTGGTGAGCGGTGCGGAGCTGGCGCGGCTGCTCGATCCGCGGGGCTACACGGGGGCGGCGGGGGCGCTGGTGGACCGCGCGCTGCGGGAGTGA
- a CDS encoding glutamine synthetase family protein, whose protein sequence is MYTRAWRSVAAQDAVGAPSFVADHHLWSQEQFAAAEQIEADLDHIDFVRLAFCDPHGLARSKTLTADTFRSVLRNGMNFSPGPFLFDTGHAIAVDFLGDPGLGIEELAGAGNFILVPDPLTFQLLPDTQPRTAWVIGDEYLREGTAHPLSSRAVLRRLTDQYTAHGYTPVTGLEVEWYLTRLLDEAPGNTGNGFGLQGEAPRVAAMNAGYQFNLDARYDSVAHITDPLALHLAALGLPLRSMEHESGPGQVESTFSPMSALDTADAMLLFRTATKRWCARRGHHASFMSQPRLDAFDPSGWHLHQSVLDTGSGRNLFAADGPAGGLSPQAKAYADGLLAHSRELFLLSVPTVNGYRRLNSRHALAPTRMDWSMEDRSVMLRMVGGGTGAHIENRSGEPCANPYLAIAAQLFAGLTGLTGTPDGDHPAPAAAQHVPQSLAEALAAFTAGRADQLLGRPLAACLTRLKESELRRYETWCATTGTSPDQVTAWEQREYFEAY, encoded by the coding sequence ATGTACACCCGCGCATGGCGCTCCGTCGCCGCCCAGGACGCCGTCGGCGCCCCCTCCTTCGTCGCCGACCACCACCTGTGGAGCCAGGAGCAGTTCGCCGCCGCCGAACAGATCGAGGCCGACCTCGACCACATCGACTTCGTCCGCCTGGCCTTCTGCGACCCCCACGGCCTGGCCCGCTCCAAGACCCTGACCGCGGACACCTTCCGCTCCGTGCTGCGCAACGGCATGAACTTCAGCCCCGGCCCCTTCCTCTTCGACACCGGCCACGCCATCGCCGTCGACTTCCTGGGCGACCCCGGCCTGGGCATCGAAGAACTCGCCGGCGCCGGCAACTTCATCCTCGTACCCGACCCGCTCACCTTCCAGCTCCTGCCCGACACCCAGCCGCGCACCGCCTGGGTCATCGGCGACGAATACCTGCGCGAGGGCACGGCCCACCCGCTGTCCTCCCGCGCCGTGCTGCGCCGCCTGACCGACCAGTACACCGCCCACGGCTACACCCCGGTCACCGGCCTGGAAGTCGAGTGGTACCTCACCCGCCTCCTGGACGAGGCGCCCGGCAACACCGGCAACGGCTTCGGCCTGCAGGGCGAGGCGCCCCGCGTCGCGGCGATGAACGCCGGCTACCAGTTCAACCTGGACGCCCGCTACGACTCCGTCGCCCACATCACCGACCCGCTGGCCCTGCACCTGGCCGCACTCGGCCTGCCACTGCGCTCCATGGAGCACGAATCGGGCCCCGGCCAGGTCGAGTCCACCTTCAGCCCGATGTCCGCCCTGGACACCGCCGACGCCATGCTGCTGTTCCGCACCGCCACCAAACGCTGGTGCGCCCGCCGCGGCCACCACGCCTCCTTCATGTCCCAGCCGCGCCTGGACGCCTTCGACCCCAGCGGCTGGCACCTGCACCAGTCCGTCCTGGACACCGGAAGCGGCCGCAACCTCTTCGCCGCCGACGGCCCAGCGGGCGGCCTGTCCCCGCAGGCCAAGGCGTACGCGGACGGCCTGCTCGCCCACAGCAGGGAGCTGTTCCTGCTCTCGGTGCCCACCGTCAACGGCTACCGCCGCCTCAACTCCCGCCACGCGCTGGCCCCCACCCGCATGGACTGGTCCATGGAGGACCGCAGCGTCATGCTCCGCATGGTCGGCGGCGGCACCGGCGCCCACATCGAAAACCGCAGCGGCGAACCGTGCGCCAACCCCTACCTCGCCATCGCCGCCCAGCTCTTCGCCGGCCTCACCGGCCTGACCGGCACTCCGGACGGCGACCACCCCGCCCCGGCCGCCGCACAGCACGTACCGCAGTCCCTGGCAGAAGCCCTGGCCGCCTTCACCGCAGGCCGCGCCGACCAGCTCCTGGGCCGCCCGCTGGCCGCCTGCCTCACCCGGCTCAAGGAGAGCGAACTGCGCCGCTACGAAACCTGGTGCGCCACCACCGGCACCAGCCCCGACCAGGTCACCGCCTGGGAACAGCGCGAGTACTTCGAGGCGTACTGA
- a CDS encoding GNAT family N-acetyltransferase has protein sequence MSWKTERVNGQDLDLDEVLAVYHASGLGERRPVADRERMAAMVREANLVVVAREADGTLIGIARSISDFSYVTYLSDIAVVGDHQRSGVGLALMEETRRQAPDAKVVLLSAPAATGYYPRVGFTRHDSAWVLNPDRPLGGPPSRQP, from the coding sequence ATGAGCTGGAAGACTGAACGCGTCAACGGCCAGGACCTCGACCTGGACGAGGTCCTGGCCGTCTACCACGCCTCCGGCCTGGGCGAACGCCGCCCGGTGGCGGACCGTGAGCGGATGGCCGCGATGGTGCGCGAGGCCAACCTCGTCGTCGTCGCCCGCGAGGCGGACGGCACCCTGATCGGCATCGCCCGCAGCATCTCCGACTTCTCCTACGTCACCTACCTCTCCGACATCGCCGTGGTCGGCGACCACCAGCGCTCGGGGGTGGGCCTGGCCCTGATGGAGGAGACCCGCCGCCAGGCCCCCGACGCCAAGGTGGTGCTCCTGTCGGCGCCCGCCGCCACCGGCTACTACCCGCGCGTGGGCTTCACCCGGCACGACTCGGCGTGGGTCCTGAACCCCGACCGGCCCCTTGGGGGGCCGCCGTCCCGGCAACCGTAG
- a CDS encoding multicopper oxidase family protein: protein MITRRSALSVTLATGGAALTGAGLTPLLAAHVRAQPATTTSASSANAPAVVAAPEKFRRPMPLLPEKKPVGRAGKSDVYVMTMKPARAEILPGLTTDVLTYDGHFPGPVIRARSHRPVVIRQRNRLTVPTAVHLHGSSVPADSDGDPMDVIEPGTDRVYHYPNRQPHAPLWFHDHAHHLEAENVYRGLSGSYLLTDPAERALPLPRGRYEVVIALRDARFDAQGQLAYAMGDRGRNTLLANGVPYPYFQVAARKYRLRLLNASNQRRFELRLADGSPLIQIGSDGGLLTAPHTTDRIALSAGERADVVVDFSRYPVGTSVVLKNTTGTGPAEEIGEILRFDVVRAAPDPSRIPGRLRTLPPLPRPDTERTVVLRMDEGGEHPGAYIDEKEYDPQRVDARVKFNSSEVWTVTNANARAEHNFHLHLVQFRVLERAGRPPEPGEGGLKDTIHLAPGETVRLQAVFDSYRGRYLYHCHMFEHGVRGMMATMHIQ from the coding sequence ATGATCACCCGACGCAGTGCCCTGAGCGTCACCCTGGCCACCGGCGGGGCCGCACTCACCGGCGCCGGCCTCACCCCGCTGCTCGCCGCCCACGTCCGCGCCCAGCCCGCCACCACCACCTCCGCCTCCTCCGCCAACGCCCCGGCGGTGGTCGCGGCGCCGGAGAAGTTCCGGCGCCCCATGCCCCTGCTGCCCGAGAAGAAGCCCGTGGGCCGCGCCGGGAAATCCGACGTGTACGTGATGACGATGAAACCCGCGCGCGCCGAGATCCTGCCCGGCCTCACCACCGACGTCCTCACCTACGACGGACACTTCCCCGGACCCGTCATCCGGGCCCGCTCCCACCGCCCCGTCGTCATCCGCCAGCGCAACCGCCTCACCGTGCCCACCGCCGTCCACCTGCACGGCTCCTCCGTCCCGGCCGACAGCGACGGCGACCCCATGGACGTCATCGAACCCGGCACGGACCGCGTTTACCACTACCCCAACCGCCAGCCGCACGCCCCCTTGTGGTTCCACGACCACGCCCACCACCTCGAGGCGGAGAACGTCTACCGCGGCCTGTCCGGCTCCTACCTGCTCACCGACCCCGCCGAACGCGCCCTGCCCCTGCCCCGGGGACGCTACGAAGTCGTCATCGCCCTGCGCGACGCCCGCTTCGACGCGCAGGGACAGCTCGCCTACGCCATGGGCGACCGGGGCCGCAACACCCTCCTGGCCAACGGCGTGCCCTACCCCTACTTCCAGGTCGCCGCCCGCAAGTACCGGCTGCGCCTGCTGAACGCCTCCAACCAGCGCCGCTTCGAACTGCGCCTGGCCGATGGCAGCCCGCTGATCCAGATCGGCTCGGACGGCGGCCTGCTCACCGCCCCGCACACCACCGACCGCATCGCGCTGTCCGCGGGCGAACGCGCCGACGTCGTCGTCGACTTCTCCCGCTACCCGGTGGGCACCAGCGTCGTTCTGAAGAACACCACCGGCACCGGGCCCGCCGAGGAGATCGGCGAGATACTCCGCTTCGACGTGGTGCGCGCCGCCCCCGACCCCAGCCGCATACCCGGCCGGCTGCGCACCCTGCCGCCCCTGCCGCGCCCCGACACCGAGCGGACGGTGGTGCTGCGCATGGACGAGGGCGGCGAACACCCCGGTGCCTACATCGACGAGAAGGAGTACGACCCCCAACGCGTCGACGCCCGCGTCAAGTTCAACTCCAGCGAGGTCTGGACGGTCACCAACGCCAACGCCCGCGCCGAGCACAACTTCCACCTGCACCTGGTGCAGTTCCGCGTCCTGGAACGCGCGGGGCGCCCCCCTGAGCCGGGGGAGGGCGGCCTGAAGGACACCATCCACCTCGCCCCCGGCGAAACCGTGCGCCTGCAGGCCGTCTTCGACAGCTACCGCGGCCGATACCTCTACCACTGCCACATGTTCGAGCACGGCGTGCGGGGCATGATGGCCACGATGCACATCCAATGA